Below is a window of Humulus lupulus chromosome 2, drHumLupu1.1, whole genome shotgun sequence DNA.
aggatttttggagctgtAATTCAGAGGAGGCTTAGGCTAAGGCTTAGAACTTgggtccttggtgaagctaggaatttttttttggaattaagctcaattgaggtaagttttaaaaatTTCTGATGAGTTTTTCTTAACTTTGTTGAGATGATTTCTAAACTTGGTTTTTGATGGAAGTTAAGGGAATCAAGCTTTCAGAACTGAGGAGTTAAAAGCTGGAAAGGCTTGGAGGATAACTTAGGGTCGAtttccccatcaaaggtaagaaattcagAGCTTAATCATCTGAGCTACTGGGTTATCTCTGGttttctgatgagttcttgaaTTTTGAGCTCAATTCTTGTTctctttgtttgatggtgcatgcgGCTGAATTTGAGGTTGTTGGGCCATCTGGGGTGAGATGTAGTGATTgataggcttgttttgaagtgtaGTTGAAGTTTGGAGGGGTTCTAGggggttttggctcggggaaattcgaaggagaaaacttAGGGTATTTTGGTGCTGTAACTAGCATtgtagtgctagcctttgggcgctacaacaCTAGGCCTGGCTGTTCTGAGCATTTTTTCTTCTAGTTGTAGTGTTGTAGCACCCACTtttggcgttgtagcgctaccctgtctccagaagtgggtttttgggtgttttcttagggtttttgcccaggggctcagggtttgattccaccaccccgtttggtggaccTAGAGCATCctgagggctcgagattggtcccgaggttaggttatggaattaaagtttagtgatggttctaatttatggctgtgactaggtgcacgctagggctcggacaggatcgtgcttgaaggtcgatttcactaatcaaagctatcggaatcaaaggtaagaaactgcacccggttatgcggttatgttgggactaagagttccctttacttgtatatgatgtcatagatggtattatgccatggggacatgtgataaacgacctaagagtgccggaatcaatatttgcgcacaggacgtggctcggccactggtagctgaggttaatcaaataatcactaagcttggcctaagcgagccaaagtcagtgggttgaacactaggCTTGGTCTAAGTGAGAGAGAGACGGTGACTTatatagagggtgcgacctaagggcgtcgaccctagatattgtgtgaAATGTTTATTGACGTTATACTGATTGTTGGCTTGTAAATTGATATCACTGCTTACATGAGCAATATGATATGTttgtatctgattgatgattcatGAAATATCTGACTGTTGTTTATCGTTTATACTctgtattatagttttcttgctgggccttggctcacgggtgctacgtggtgcaggtaaaggcaagggcaaggtagaCTAGTCCTGAGTTAGAGcactttgaggctgaatgtacacagtcagctgatcggctgccacgactgaggagtggtacaggacgggaaaagcctaaatgtctgttttgcccttagagtggccaacaGTTGTACATATATCCTGGAATTTTGCAAActatcttttaaactctatttcttttgggatcccatgtataaaatatttattaaattaaatgcgTATTTTATgactaaaatcttttaaccctagttcaattatggtttcagtaacacgtttctaactaaatgatttgattagcaagtcttgcacctttataaacacacagtgtaacggtcttggctacccaaggCGTTACATCCAAGTTAGTAACATTTCCTTCACATTCAACTTTTGTAGGATTAAACCAACAAAGAAAGTGCCCAATAGTTTCATGTTGCGAATATTATTGCTGCAAGTTGTAAATGAGAGAAAATGTCAGATCAATTTTGCTACTTTCTGGTCAATTATTGCAGCAATTTGTAGTTGATATGTATGTGAAGATCAAGACCTCAAGACTAGATTATTTTAGAGGCAAGCAACAACATATTCGATCAGAGTTGTATCAAGGCATTGTTGATACAATTACGCTTGGGGAAACAAATCCTTCTAATGTTGGGAAACAGATTATACTCCCATCTTATTTTATTGGAGGTCCAAGAGACATGAGAAAAAGATATATGGAAGCAATGGCATTAGTTCAACGTTACGACAGACCTGACATTTTCTTAACGATGGCATGCAATCCAAGTTGGCCATAAATTATAAATGAACTAAGTCCACACGAGGAGAGTCAAAATCGACCTGATTTAGTTGCTCGAGTCTTTCATGCGAAATTGGGAGAATTAAAAGACCAGTTATTCAAAAGGCAAATATTCAGAAAAGTGTCAGTATCCTTCTATGTTATTGAGCACCAAAAAGGGGTCTTCTACATGCccactttttaattatattaCAAAATGAGTGGAAACTCCATGCACCAAAATATTTTGATGAGATCGTATCAGCATAGATACCTGATAAAAAATACAAACATCCACCTCCATAATGCTGTTGTGAAGCACATGATGTATGGACCATGTGGAGTATTGAATCCATCAAATGTTTGCATGAAAGGAAATCGTGGATGCAAAAGTAATTATCCAAAGAATTATGCATCTGCAACAACTGTTGGAAACGATTACTTCCCAATATATAGGTGCTCAAACAATGGAATGACTGTGAAGGTCCGATGACAAAATCTAGACAATCGTTGGGTTGTTCCATACAACCCGTATCTCCTTACAACATTTGACTCTCACATTAATGTAGAGATGTGTTCTACAATAAGAGCAGTGAAATATCTTTACAAGTACATTTATAAAGGTCATGATCATGTCGCTTTCAACTTGGTTTCTGAAACAAACAATCAACAAGTTGATGAAATCCAACAATTTCAGTCAGCCCGATGGATTGCTCCCCCAGAAGCAATGTGGAGAATATATGGATTTATTATCAATGAGATGTCCCCAGCAGTGTATAATTTGCCTTTACATCTGGAGGATCAACACTCAGTCACTTTCCGAGCAAACGACGATCTAATTAACATCCTCAATTTAGACTGCTCTAGAAAAACTATgctaacacaattctttgcattaAATCGAGTAGatgaaaatgaaaagaaattaTTGTACAAACAAATTCCGGAATATTATGTTTGGAACCATCAACACAAAGAGTGGATTCCCTGAAAAACAAAAACAGTCATAGGTCGTATTGTTACAGCAAATCCATTTGAGGGTGAGCGTTATTTTATGCAGATATTACTAAACCATGTAAGGGAATCGCTGTCCTTTGAAGATCTTAGAAAAGTCGAGGGCATTTTGGCCCCCGCATTTCGTGAGGCAGCAACAATGCATGGTTTGTTACAAAGAAACAATAGCTTAGAAGACTGTTTGCATGAGGCATCTTTATATCAAATGCCATCCAGTTTGAGGCGGCTGTTCGCAACAATATTGGTATATTGTAATCCAACCAATCCAAGAGACCTTTGGGGACTGTTTTAAGGAAGATATTCAATTGATTTCAAATCATTAGAAGATTCTAcatcgactccaagatatcacgTATTAAGGTCAATCTCTTCTACAATTGAATCAATGGGGAAAAACATTAACTCTTACCATCTTCTTGATTAAGACATTTCTTTTGATGGAAATGAATTTCAATCTAGAGAAATCGATGATGAGTTGGGTGTTGAAATTCCAGAAGACGATATTACAACTTCAAGAACACTTAATAGCGAGCAACAACAAGTGTATAATGTAGTGTTGGAAAAAGTTTTATCAAACCAAAATGCTGCATTCTTTGTAGATGGCCTAGGTGGGATAGGGAAAACATTCCTATACAGGGCACTTCTGGCAACAGTACGATCAAGAAACTTGGTAGCACTTGCAAGTGCTTCATCAGGTGTGGTTGCATCTATACTTCCAGGAGGTCGAACAGCTCACTCACGCTTTAAGCTTCCACTTGATACTGACGAAAAAACCACATGTTATGTGAGCAAACAAAGTGCACTTGCAAACCTTCTTCGTGCAGCAAAATTAATAATATGGGATGAGGCACCGATGGCAAGAAAACAACACATAGAGGCATTAGACAAAATACTATGAGACATCAATGATTCTGATGTAGCCTTCAGTGGAAAGGTTGTTGTTTTTAGGGGAGATTTTCGACAAGTATTGCCTGTGGTCCATAAAGGAACTAGACAAGAGCAGGTTAATTCCAGTCTGGTTCATTCTTACTTGTGGCCTACATTGACCAAGTTTTGACTAACTGAAAATATGCGAGCAAGATTAGAtccaatattttcaaattatgtgttaGAAGTAGGTAATGGATTGCCACCCACCACAAAAGATGAAATCATAAAAATACCAAATGGGATGCTTGTTCCCTATGATGATGACAAGACTTCATTAGATCACTTAATACAAGACGTATTCCACAACATTCAAGAATATTAAGGAAATATGTCAACTATGATGAACTAGGCCATACTAACACCAAATGATAGTTTTGTCGATGAAATAAATGCATTATTAATACAAAGATTTTCAGGTGAAGCCCAACAATATTACAATGTAGATGAGACAATAGATAAAACTGAGCAATCAGTTATGGAAGATTTCTTAAACACATTAACGCCTAACAGAATTCCGCCTCatgaattattactaaaaaaaattGTCCCATCATGCTCCTAAGAAACATTAATCCTTCAGAGGGACTATGCAATGGAACCCGTTTGATTTCTCGGGCTTTCGATCAAAATATCATAGATGCCGAAATTGCCGTTGGACATCATATGGGAAAAAGAGTCTTCATTCCAAAGATACCGTTCTTACCAAATGTGGATGATAATATTGGTTTTCCGTTTAAGTGAACTCAATTTCCTATAAGATTAAGTTTTGCAATGACCATAAATAAGTCACAAGACCAAACATTGGATTATGTTGGGATTTATTTACCACAACCAGTATTTTCTCATGGTCAATTATACGTGGCTTTATCAAGGGCAAAGATAGCATCTACAGTGAGGATTTTAATTCGACCAGTGACTACTGATAAACTTGACAGAAACTACACCAAAAATATTGTGTACACAgaattattatcatcatcatgTTTAAATTAATGTTTACGTAGGTAACATTCACAAATTTTATTAATCTATTTTCAATCCATTATTCTATTATTCCATTATTTCATAAATTAATAATtcaaatacattatatttatGTGTGTAATATTCCTTTGTCTTTACAGGGAAAAATACCGACAATATGTACCTCAATCAACGAGATCACGCCAAATACAAAACCTTGGAAAATCAAGATGATTGTGGGAAACAAATCTCCAAAGCGAACAAGTCGTAACTCAGCAGTAAAATACCAAAATCTAATATTAATCGACCAACATGTATCATAtttgttataatatatattagtttGAAAATTACTAATAGTCTCCTAAATGAATGTAGCATACCTCTATTTATCATTTGTAACTCATATAATACAATATTAAccattatttcttaaaattttggTTCAAGGGAATCGAGTCCAATCAGTAATTTATGGAACAGATATTGACTCTAGGGAAGATACTTTAAAATTGTTTCATTCTTATTATATCAGTGATGCCCTTGTCAAAAACGCCAACCCAAGGTACACGATTGGAATATATGAATATGATTGGTCCTTcaactcaagaacactaatagAAGATGTAGAAGAACAAGACAATCAAATAGAGGCGCCAAAATATAACATCGTTCCATTTACAGACTTGCACTCTTACAAAGACTCAGCTGAACGAATATGTATTTCAAATTTAATTCTTATACAAATtgattatcattaaaataatcatTTTCTTATTTCAATATGTAGATTTCTTAGCTGTTGCAATCCAGATTGAATCAACAAAAGAGATAACCACAAAATTTCaacaacaaacaatccaagagatATATCATATCGATGAAaggtaaaaaaagaaaaacatactTTCAATTAAATTTAGTATTGATATTACTTTGCAAAATGTACACTAACATTTTTTATTCAATCTAATTTGTCAGCTTCAACCCAATAAAATTGACTGTGTGGGGTCGGTTTGCCAAAGACGAATGCCAAACAATAACAAAAATTATTGAAGAATACCCAATAATATTGGGAACACAAATAGTTGTTCGAACATATAGAGGTACTTAGAAATACATAACTTATATATTCTTATATCTTTGATATACTTTCATTAATATAAATCTCAATTTGAACACAAGATTGTCCCTGTCATCACGTTCATCAAGTATCTTCACAATCAATCCTCAAATTCCAAAGTCAACTGCATTGAAGCAATGGTAATACTCGCATATTAAAATACACATATTGCTCAAATTACATtacatttaatcatattatttTCATACAATCTTCCTATATTTATTAACTTTTATTACTATTCACTTTTTATTCTAAATGGCAAATAATAATACACTAAAAATCAAAAGTATCATTGAAACATCGTTGACACATCCATCTACTACTCTATCATCTATTGGACTTCAAAAAACCGTGAagatttcactacaagaaaataggcctacagcgacgacaaaagTCGTCTCTGTAGATCACGAAGTCGTCTCTGTAGGCTTTTAAGGATGACATGTCGTTGCAATAGGTCCATATGTGTAGATACCTACTGCGACGGCATTTTGATGTCGTCACAGTAGAGTTTCTTTACTACGACGACCAAGTCGTCACAGTAGGACACTCACAAAatccatttttttaaaattgggtcctattgcgacgacatgttgttTCTGTAGgtctttttcaaaataaaaaaaattgacatttgggacctatagcgacgacatgtcgtctttGTAggtgtttttcaatttttttttttattttggaccctacagcgacgacatgtcatctaTGTaggtttttttcaaaataaaaaaattaattttttttaaatcacaaTTCAAATAAACTCAAATCATTAAAACATATACTTAATAACTTAATATTTTCAACactcataaataattagaaaaaaaacataaattattttcTAACATAAAACAAAGTTCACCATATataccaacatatatataattccaAATATACTTTTAATACTAAAATTCAAACATATAGTATATACTAACACATATATAAATCCACACATATatatttgaaaacaaaacaaaaacaaaccaaTTTAATCAATATATGCTCAATatcaatcatataacatatatatatatatataatctaacatataaataacaacaataatatatatataaaatcataaacaaGTAAAATAGTTGTATGGAAAAGAGAAAATACATCAACAAGATTAACAATTTCATGATCCTTTCTAGCATATGAAGGCGTCAAATGTATTGGCATCAAGCTTGGAgcaacataaataaaatatttagtaacacatatatacatacataaattaaaataaataataaacatatgaC
It encodes the following:
- the LOC133814378 gene encoding uncharacterized protein LOC133814378 is translated as MCSTIRAVKYLYKYIYKGHDHVAFNLVSETNNQQVDEIQQFQSARWIAPPEAMWRIYGFIINEMSPAVYNLPLHLEDQHSVTFRANDDLINILNLDCSRKTMLTQFFALNRVDENEKKLLYKQIPEYYILLNHVRESLSFEDLRKVEGILAPAFREAATMHGLLQRNNSLEDCLHEASLYQMPSSLRRLEIDDELGVEIPEDDITTSRTLNSEQQQVYNVVLEKVLSNQNAAFFVDGLGGIGKTFLYRALLATVRSRNLVALASASSGVVASILPGGRTAHSRFKLPLDTDEKTTCYVSKQSALANLLRAAKLIIWDEAPMARKQHIEALDKIL